A genomic region of Glycine max cultivar Williams 82 chromosome 15, Glycine_max_v4.0, whole genome shotgun sequence contains the following coding sequences:
- the LOC100806731 gene encoding uncharacterized protein, with the protein MGNQSSSNKIETLPIDTTFKLPANIPVWPQGGGFATGTINIGGLKLFQISTFNKVWKTLEGGPGDAGAAFFEPAGIPEGFFTLGHYSQPNNKPLFGSILVAKDETSSGDNNGALKKPIDYTLVWSSKSQKIKQDKDGYIWLPTAPDGYKTLGHVVTTTPEKPSLDKIRCVRSDLTDQCERSSWIWGPDKSSDEKGFNVYEVRPSNRGTQAPGVLVGTFFAHNGEIPSPLPIACLKNTNMNFSSSMPNLPQVKALVQAYSPFMYLHPDEEFQPASTKWYFTNGALLVKKGEESKPVPIDPTGSNLPQGGNNDGEYWLDLPSDKANKERVKKGDFKSCQAYVHAKPMFGGTFTDLVMWVFYPFNGPGTAKVGLIDIPLGKIGEHIGDWEHVTLRVSNFDGELKKVYLSQHSNGQWVEASQLEFQSGNKSVCYSSLNGHAIYPKAGLVMQGLDGIGIKNETKKSEKVIDMGVGFEVVSGEYLGSAIVEPPWLNFLRQWGPKITYDIAKELDNLAKVFPALEALEDGLPNELLGQEGPTGPKLKRNWQGDEV; encoded by the exons ATGGGGAACCAATCCTCTTCAAACAAGATAGAAACTCTTCCCATCGACACAACATTTAAGCTTCCAGCAAATATACCAGTTTGGCCACAAG GTGGTGGATTTGCTACTGGAACCATCAACATAGGAGGGCTAAAattgtttcaaatttcaacattcaacaaAGTTTGGAAAACCTTAGAAGGTGGACCAGGTGATGCAGGGGCAGCTTTCTTTGAGCCAGCAGGAATACCTGAGGGATTCTTCACACTAGGCCACTACAGCCAACCCAACAACAAGCCTCTTTTTGGATCAATTCTGGTGGCAAAAGATGAGACATCATCAGGTGACAATAATGGAGCTTTGAAGAAACCAATTGATTACACACTTGTGTGGAGCAGCAAGTCCCAAAAGATCAAGCAAGACAAAGATGGCTATATTTGGCTACCAACAGCACCTGATGGCTACAAAACCTTAGGCCATGTTGTCACCACCACACCTGAGAAGCCTTCACTTGACAAAATCAGGTGTGTTAGGTCAGATCTCACAGACCAGTGTGAGAGAAGCTCATGGATTTGGGGACCAGACAAGAGCAGTGATGAGAAAGGTTTCAATGTTTATGAAGTGAGGCCAAGCAATAGAGGGACTCAAGCTCCTGGTGTGCTTGTAGGAACATTTTTTGCTCATAATGGTGAAATTCCTTCCCCTCTCCCTATTGCTTGTTTGAAGAACACCAACATGAACTTCTCCTCCTCCATGCCTAATTTGCCTCAAGTTAAGGCACTTGTCCAAGCCTATTCTCCATTCATGTACTTGCATCCTGATGAAGAGTTCCAACCTGCTTCCACCAAGTGGTATTTCACAAATGGGGCATTGCTTGTTAAGAAAGGAGAAGAGTCCAAACCTGTGCCAATAGACCCTACAGGTTCTAACCTTCCTCAGGGTGGCAACAATGATGGTGAGTATTGGTTGGACCTTCCTTCTGACAAAGCCAACAAGGAAAGGGTGAAAAAGGGTGATTTCAAGAGTTGCCAAGCCTATGTTCATGCCAAACCCATGTTTGGTGGAACATTCACTGACCTTGTCATGTGGGTTTTCTACCCATTCAATGGGCCTGGAACAGCCAAAGTAGGGCTCATAGATATTCCACTAGGGAAAATAGGAGAACATATTGGAGACTGGGAGCATGTGACACTAAGAGTAAGCAATTTCGATGGAGAACTAAAAAAGGTGTATCTCTCACAACATAGCAATGGTCAATGGGTTGAAGCTTCTCAGCTCGAGTTCCAAAGTGGGAACAAATCAGTGTGCTATTCCTCCTTGAATGGCCATGCCATTTATCCAAAAGCAGGACTTGTCATGCAAGGCCTTGATGGGATTGGAATAAAGAATGAAACTAAGAAGAGTGAGAAGGTGATTGACATGGGTGTTGGTTTTGAAGTTGTTTCTGGTGAGTATTTGGGGTCAGCAATTGTAGAACCACCTTGGTTAAACTTTTTGAGGCAATGGGGTCCAAAAATCACTTATGACATTGCAAAGGAGCTGGACAATTTGGCGAAGGTGTTCCCTGCTTTGGAAGCCCTTGAAGATGGTTTGCCAAATGAGTTGTTGGGACAGGAGGGACCCACAGGACCTAAGCTCAAAAGAAATTGGCAAGGTGATGAGGTTTGA